In Ectothiorhodospira sp. BSL-9, a single window of DNA contains:
- a CDS encoding Rpn family recombination-promoting nuclease/putative transposase, with protein sequence MTITHLIRQNKLTPSGKLPPVLPVVLYNGEERWRAAPDIADLVEQVPGGLERYRPALGYLLLDEGAIVNDPAWSE encoded by the coding sequence TTGACAATAACTCATCTGATCCGCCAGAACAAGCTTACGCCCAGCGGCAAGCTGCCGCCTGTCCTGCCGGTGGTGCTCTACAATGGAGAGGAACGCTGGCGTGCGGCACCTGACATCGCCGATCTGGTCGAACAGGTACCAGGGGGACTGGAGCGCTACCGCCCTGCCCTTGGCTACCTCCTGCTGGATGAAGGGGCCATCGTCAATGACCCGGCCTGGTCGGAGTAG
- a CDS encoding IS256 family transposase, producing the protein MTKSTLQAVSQPEPQATDPLHELLRQGARDLIAQAVEAELATFLAQHAEQRLDDGRQAVVRNGYLPERTVQTGIGDVSVQVPKVRDRSGGGACFNSSLLPPYLKRARSVEELIPWLYLKGVSTGDYQEALRALLGEKAKGLSANTVSRLKKQWEDEHTAWRQQDLSDRRYVYWWADGIYSKVRMDDRLCLLVIIGVTEHGRKELVAVEDGFRESADSWEALLTHLRERGLTTGPKLAVGDGAMGFWAALSKIYPQTDHQRCWVHKTANVLNKLPKSVQPKVKSDLQEIWMAQTREMAHQAFDRTLKRFEAKYPKAMACLAKDRDELLAFYDYPAEHWVHIRTTNPVESTFSTVRLRTKRSRSCGSRATTLAMVFKLLQSAQKRWRRIKHFQKLELVVNNVKFQDGEQVIDQSDRKAA; encoded by the coding sequence ATGACCAAGTCTACCCTTCAAGCTGTTTCACAACCAGAACCGCAGGCCACGGATCCGCTGCACGAGCTGCTGCGCCAGGGTGCCCGCGACCTGATTGCCCAGGCGGTCGAGGCCGAACTGGCCACTTTCCTGGCGCAGCATGCCGAGCAGCGCCTCGACGATGGGCGCCAGGCGGTGGTTCGCAATGGCTACCTGCCCGAGCGCACGGTGCAGACCGGGATCGGTGATGTCAGCGTCCAGGTGCCCAAGGTGCGTGACCGCAGTGGCGGTGGCGCCTGCTTCAACAGCAGTCTGCTGCCGCCCTACCTGAAGCGGGCTCGCAGCGTTGAGGAGTTGATCCCCTGGCTCTACCTGAAGGGGGTCTCCACCGGGGACTACCAGGAGGCCCTGAGGGCATTGCTGGGTGAGAAGGCCAAGGGGCTCTCGGCCAACACGGTTTCACGGCTCAAGAAGCAGTGGGAGGATGAGCACACAGCGTGGCGGCAGCAGGACCTGTCAGACCGCCGCTACGTCTACTGGTGGGCTGACGGCATCTACAGCAAGGTGCGCATGGATGACCGCTTGTGCCTGCTGGTGATCATCGGGGTCACGGAGCATGGCCGCAAGGAGCTGGTGGCTGTCGAGGATGGCTTCCGTGAGTCGGCGGATAGCTGGGAGGCGCTGCTGACCCACTTGCGGGAGCGCGGCCTCACCACCGGCCCCAAGTTGGCTGTGGGCGACGGTGCCATGGGGTTCTGGGCAGCGCTGAGCAAGATCTATCCACAGACGGACCATCAGCGCTGCTGGGTCCACAAGACAGCGAATGTGCTCAACAAGCTGCCCAAGTCGGTGCAGCCCAAGGTCAAGTCCGATCTCCAGGAAATCTGGATGGCGCAGACCCGAGAAATGGCTCACCAGGCCTTTGATCGCACCCTGAAACGCTTCGAGGCCAAGTACCCCAAGGCGATGGCCTGCCTGGCAAAGGATCGGGATGAGCTGCTGGCATTTTACGATTACCCTGCGGAGCATTGGGTGCACATCCGAACCACCAACCCGGTGGAATCGACGTTCTCCACGGTTCGCCTGCGGACCAAGCGCAGCCGGAGCTGCGGATCCCGGGCGACGACATTGGCGATGGTATTCAAGCTGCTCCAGAGTGCCCAGAAGCGCTGGAGACGCATCAAGCATTTCCAGAAACTGGAACTGGTCGTCAACAACGTCAAGTTCCAGGACGGAGAGCAAGTAATCGATCAGTCAGACAGGAAGGCCGCCTGA
- a CDS encoding type II toxin-antitoxin system Phd/YefM family antitoxin has translation MRTITASEAKQGFAKLIDTASREPVIIQRQKRDVAVVLSMAEYERLTRLNIAEFQRFCDRIGSQAKAAGLDEAKLTELLASDD, from the coding sequence ATGCGCACCATCACCGCCAGCGAGGCCAAACAGGGCTTTGCCAAGTTAATCGATACCGCCAGCCGGGAGCCGGTAATTATCCAGCGCCAGAAGCGTGATGTTGCTGTGGTGCTCTCCATGGCAGAGTACGAACGCCTGACAAGACTCAACATCGCCGAGTTCCAGCGCTTTTGTGACCGCATCGGTAGTCAGGCCAAAGCCGCTGGCCTGGACGAAGCCAAACTGACTGAGTTGCTCGCCTCGGACGATTGA
- a CDS encoding putative toxin-antitoxin system toxin component, PIN family codes for MRTEETRLVLDTNTLISRMLVPQGTAGRAVDKALAQGVLLASEETLTELANVLSRPKFDRYVSLEARQQFLKLLGGVVRVVPIQHRIQACRDPKDDMLLHVALNGEAQCLVTGDQDLLILGNDFWQSHGLRILSPADYLALI; via the coding sequence ATGCGCACGGAAGAAACCCGCTTGGTCCTGGACACCAATACTCTGATCAGCCGCATGCTGGTGCCACAAGGTACAGCCGGGCGTGCCGTGGACAAGGCGCTGGCCCAGGGCGTTCTGCTGGCTTCCGAAGAAACATTGACCGAATTGGCCAATGTCCTTTCCCGCCCCAAGTTTGATCGCTATGTTTCTCTGGAAGCGCGGCAGCAATTCCTCAAGTTGCTTGGCGGAGTCGTACGCGTGGTCCCGATTCAGCATCGCATCCAGGCCTGTCGCGACCCTAAGGATGACATGCTGCTGCATGTGGCCCTTAATGGTGAGGCACAATGTTTGGTCACTGGCGATCAGGATTTATTGATACTCGGCAATGACTTTTGGCAAAGCCACGGGCTGCGCATCCTCTCGCCAGCCGATTATCTCGCGTTGATATGA
- a CDS encoding DUF3427 domain-containing protein, with translation MNDTTHYYNQHAGQFIADTLHVDMEPLYQCFLRYLPAGAQVLDAGCGAGRDALAFQRRGYGVSAFDASVALADHASQLLGRPVPVRRFDEVDEVERYDGIWACASLLHVPAAHLPANFHALWQALKPGGVIYCSFKLGTGERDRNGRHFTDADEDQIRVWTRELTGLAKLECWLTEDRRPDREEHWLNCLLHKATRQLITGGDDHPFLPHLCSSIHRADAIDMAVAFIKHTGLRLLLPDLQTALDREATGRTHARIRILTSDYLDITDPQALRALMLLQEQGAQVRVYQSRGGSFHLKAYLFAGSQETDTHWGCAFIGSSNISRQALQQGLEWNYRINYPGDKGFLEAREQFQALFNDPATVALSDEWIDAYEARRIPPERSWEPGSTESEPPPTPTHIQAQALEALEQTRLDGYRRGLVVMATGLGKTWLAAFDTQQANARRILFVAHREEILNQAAGTFARIRPSARIGFYHGRQRDAQVDILCASIQTLGRVDHLERFGPGHFDYIVVDEFHHAAAPTYHRLLNHFAPTFLLGLTATPDRTDNASILSLCDDNLVFESDLFTGVNADLLVPFHYFGVFDEDVDYQSIPWRNGRFDPDLLGNRLATLARARHALSTWRERAQRRTLAFCISTRHADYMADQFARQGVRAAAVYADSRLSRGEALEQLANGRLQVLFCVDLFNEGVDLPAIDTVMMLRPTESRILFLQQLGRGLRKAEAKERLVVLDFVANHQSFLHKPMALMNRTMTHQDLARFARDLEAQTLDLPTGCYVNYDLRFIDFLKSLGGSDLQDQYHTLRDTLGRRPTLTEFYRAGASLQAVRRQYGHWFGLIAALETGLEADERAVIQHQADLLRELETTAMTKSYKMVLLEAFLERDGWREAPTLTDLAARSWQVLQRRRPLLADLPDAYQGLTEPPDGWLGYWRKNPVAAWVGGSFFTLEGDRFIGAKAVAPDHVSTLTALVQELVDYRLATYEVRQGLGGATVTALSSRRPEQVSLPYFPNLKIACGHFKTGTADCEEYRSLPPEGYGRLDPGRHFIARASGNSMNGGKQPVEDGDYLLLELASAESAGRITGEILAIERQDGAGDNQYLLRKVLKDPSGQYRLRASNPDYEDIVVTPELQEQFRTFARFKGVLDPLWMVVGERFAREEIPGLFNAQFNPGSWNSGHVVLGEQKVHVLLVTLNKQGKTADHRYLDHWVDDTRFHWQTQNQTTPQSKRGREIIHHEEMGIGIHLFVRENKLEQGKAAPFTYYGPVQYLKHQGSGPMSVDFEVIQHPGAFQSATQLDG, from the coding sequence GTGAACGACACCACCCACTACTACAACCAGCACGCCGGCCAGTTCATCGCCGACACCCTGCACGTGGACATGGAACCCCTGTACCAGTGCTTTCTGCGCTACTTGCCGGCCGGCGCGCAGGTGCTGGATGCCGGTTGCGGTGCCGGACGCGATGCCCTGGCCTTCCAGCGGCGGGGCTATGGTGTCAGTGCCTTCGATGCCAGCGTGGCGCTGGCGGACCATGCCTCACAATTGCTCGGCCGGCCGGTGCCCGTTCGGCGGTTCGATGAGGTGGACGAGGTTGAACGGTATGACGGCATCTGGGCCTGCGCCAGCCTGCTGCATGTGCCTGCCGCCCACTTGCCCGCCAACTTCCATGCGCTCTGGCAGGCCCTGAAACCGGGCGGTGTCATCTATTGCAGCTTCAAGCTGGGAACGGGTGAACGTGATCGCAACGGCCGACATTTCACCGATGCCGATGAAGACCAGATCCGCGTCTGGACTCGGGAACTCACCGGACTGGCCAAGCTGGAATGCTGGCTCACCGAGGATCGGCGCCCCGATCGGGAAGAGCACTGGCTGAACTGCCTGCTCCACAAGGCTACCCGCCAACTCATTACGGGCGGCGATGACCATCCCTTCCTGCCCCACCTGTGCAGCAGCATTCACCGCGCCGATGCCATCGACATGGCGGTGGCCTTCATCAAGCACACCGGCCTGCGCCTGCTGTTGCCTGATCTGCAGACGGCGCTGGATCGCGAAGCCACTGGCCGCACACACGCCCGCATCCGCATCCTCACCAGCGACTATCTGGACATCACCGATCCCCAGGCCCTGCGCGCCCTCATGCTGCTGCAGGAGCAGGGCGCTCAGGTGCGGGTCTACCAGAGCAGGGGAGGGAGCTTTCATCTCAAGGCCTACCTGTTTGCTGGTTCGCAGGAGACCGATACCCATTGGGGCTGCGCCTTCATCGGCTCCAGCAATATCAGCCGCCAGGCCCTGCAGCAGGGCCTGGAATGGAACTACCGGATCAACTATCCGGGGGACAAGGGATTTCTGGAGGCCCGTGAGCAGTTCCAGGCCCTGTTCAACGATCCGGCCACGGTGGCCCTGTCCGATGAATGGATCGATGCCTACGAGGCACGCCGCATTCCGCCGGAGCGTTCATGGGAGCCGGGCAGCACCGAGTCGGAGCCGCCACCCACGCCGACCCACATCCAGGCGCAGGCCCTGGAGGCGCTGGAGCAGACGCGCCTGGACGGCTACCGACGCGGGCTGGTGGTCATGGCCACCGGTCTGGGCAAGACCTGGCTTGCTGCCTTCGACACGCAACAGGCGAACGCTCGCCGGATCCTGTTCGTGGCCCACCGGGAAGAGATTCTCAACCAGGCTGCTGGCACCTTCGCCCGTATCCGGCCCAGTGCCCGGATCGGCTTCTATCATGGGCGCCAGCGGGATGCTCAGGTGGACATCCTCTGTGCCTCGATCCAGACCCTGGGTCGTGTCGATCATCTGGAGCGCTTCGGGCCGGGGCATTTCGATTACATCGTTGTGGACGAATTCCATCACGCCGCCGCGCCCACCTATCACCGCCTGCTGAACCACTTTGCCCCCACCTTCCTGCTGGGCCTCACCGCCACCCCCGACCGCACCGACAATGCCAGCATCCTCTCTTTGTGCGATGACAACCTGGTGTTCGAGAGCGACCTGTTCACCGGGGTGAACGCGGATCTGCTGGTGCCGTTCCACTATTTCGGGGTTTTCGACGAGGACGTGGACTACCAGAGCATCCCCTGGCGCAATGGCCGTTTCGATCCGGATCTGCTGGGCAACCGGCTGGCGACCCTGGCCCGCGCCCGTCATGCCCTGAGCACCTGGCGGGAACGGGCTCAGCGGCGCACCCTGGCTTTTTGCATCTCCACCCGCCACGCCGATTACATGGCCGACCAGTTTGCTCGGCAGGGCGTCAGGGCAGCGGCGGTCTATGCCGATTCCAGGCTGTCCCGGGGCGAGGCGCTGGAACAATTGGCCAATGGCCGGTTGCAGGTGCTGTTCTGCGTGGACCTGTTTAACGAGGGGGTGGACCTGCCGGCCATCGACACCGTGATGATGCTGCGCCCAACCGAATCCCGCATCCTGTTCCTGCAGCAACTGGGTCGGGGCCTGCGCAAGGCCGAGGCGAAGGAGAGACTGGTAGTGCTGGATTTCGTGGCCAATCACCAGAGCTTTCTGCACAAGCCCATGGCGCTGATGAACCGGACCATGACCCATCAGGATCTGGCCCGGTTTGCCCGCGATCTGGAAGCTCAGACTCTGGATCTGCCCACGGGCTGTTACGTCAATTACGACCTGCGGTTCATCGATTTTCTCAAATCCCTGGGGGGCAGCGATCTTCAGGATCAGTACCACACCCTGCGCGACACCCTCGGCCGTCGGCCAACCCTGACCGAGTTCTACCGTGCCGGTGCCAGCCTGCAGGCCGTGCGTCGTCAGTATGGTCACTGGTTCGGGCTGATCGCTGCTCTGGAAACGGGTCTTGAGGCCGATGAGCGGGCGGTCATCCAGCATCAGGCGGACCTGCTCCGGGAACTGGAGACCACCGCCATGACCAAGAGCTACAAGATGGTTCTCCTGGAGGCCTTTTTGGAACGGGATGGCTGGCGGGAGGCGCCGACGCTGACGGATCTTGCTGCTCGTTCCTGGCAGGTGCTGCAGCGCCGCCGCCCGCTGCTGGCCGACCTGCCGGACGCCTATCAGGGTCTCACCGAACCACCGGATGGCTGGCTGGGTTACTGGCGGAAGAACCCAGTGGCGGCCTGGGTCGGTGGGTCTTTTTTCACCCTTGAGGGTGATCGTTTCATCGGCGCCAAGGCGGTGGCTCCAGACCACGTTTCCACCCTGACGGCCCTGGTGCAGGAACTGGTGGATTACCGGTTGGCCACCTATGAGGTCAGGCAGGGTCTGGGTGGCGCCACGGTCACGGCCTTGTCCAGCCGCAGGCCGGAACAGGTCTCGCTGCCGTACTTTCCCAACCTTAAGATTGCCTGCGGCCACTTCAAGACGGGCACCGCCGATTGCGAGGAATACCGCAGTCTCCCGCCGGAAGGTTATGGTCGTCTGGATCCCGGTCGGCACTTCATTGCCCGCGCCTCCGGCAACTCCATGAACGGTGGTAAGCAGCCCGTGGAGGATGGCGACTATCTGCTGCTGGAACTGGCCAGTGCCGAGAGTGCGGGTCGCATCACCGGCGAGATCCTGGCCATCGAGCGTCAGGACGGCGCGGGCGACAATCAGTACCTGCTGCGCAAGGTGCTCAAGGATCCGAGCGGCCAGTACCGCCTCCGGGCCAGCAACCCGGATTACGAGGACATCGTGGTCACGCCGGAGCTACAGGAGCAGTTCCGCACCTTTGCCCGATTCAAGGGGGTGCTGGATCCGTTATGGATGGTAGTGGGGGAACGGTTTGCCCGGGAAGAGATACCCGGCCTTTTCAACGCCCAGTTCAATCCGGGCAGTTGGAACAGTGGCCATGTGGTGCTCGGGGAACAAAAGGTCCATGTGCTGTTGGTGACCCTGAACAAGCAGGGCAAGACGGCTGATCATCGCTATCTGGATCATTGGGTGGACGACACCCGGTTCCACTGGCAGACCCAGAATCAGACAACGCCTCAGAGCAAACGGGGACGGGAGATCATTCATCATGAGGAGATGGGTATCGGTATCCACCTCTTTGTCCGGGAAAACAAGCTGGAGCAGGGTAAGGCGGCGCCATTCACCTATTACGGGCCGGTGCAGTATCTCAAGCACCAGGGCAGTGGGCCGATGAGTGTGGACTTTGAGGTGATCCAGCACCCCGGAGCATTTCAATCTGCAACGCAACTTGATGGGTGA
- a CDS encoding ATP-binding protein: MASPYLPRLIRARLLESLADTPVVCLLGPRQVGKTTLAQRIDPERTYLNLDDPTLLEVARQDPLGFVEGLPERVILDEVQRVPELLLAIKSVVDRDRQPGRFLLTGSANLLLLPKAQDSLAGRMEVIYLHPLTEQEKRVSTSTLLGTLVEGQLTPRMVPDTAPLAPTAEVLCQGGYPEPSRRPPHRARQWYRQYLNAIVQRDVRDIAAIQDEDGMLRLMELLAYRTASLLNVSNLSKELGIERATVAKYLGILERLFLVKQLPAWHRNQAKRLIKSPKLHLVDTGLAAALGRLGPEQWLTHAERFGALLESHVVEQLVAQSSWVDPELRFSHYRDKDQVEVDLVIERGQELWGVEVKRAASLQGKDAAGLARLADQAGQGFRGGMLIYTGRHCLKLPVPGCFAVPIGMLWGEEPGQTISSEAAMQALVDQAQDLDMGY; encoded by the coding sequence ATGGCATCCCCCTATCTCCCACGCTTGATTCGCGCTCGATTGCTTGAATCCCTTGCCGATACGCCGGTGGTCTGCCTGTTGGGGCCACGGCAGGTAGGCAAGACGACACTCGCCCAGCGCATCGACCCCGAGCGCACCTACCTGAATCTGGATGACCCGACGCTGCTGGAAGTCGCTCGGCAGGATCCACTCGGCTTCGTGGAGGGCCTGCCTGAACGCGTCATTCTGGACGAGGTACAGCGGGTGCCGGAGCTGCTGCTGGCAATCAAGTCGGTGGTGGACCGTGATCGCCAGCCAGGCCGCTTCCTGCTCACAGGCTCTGCCAACCTGCTGTTGTTACCCAAGGCGCAGGATTCCCTGGCTGGCCGCATGGAAGTCATCTACCTGCATCCGCTGACCGAACAGGAGAAACGTGTCAGCACCTCGACCCTGCTCGGCACGCTGGTGGAGGGTCAGCTAACGCCCAGAATGGTGCCGGACACCGCGCCACTGGCCCCAACGGCAGAGGTACTATGTCAGGGCGGCTATCCCGAACCCAGCCGCCGTCCGCCCCACCGGGCACGTCAGTGGTATCGCCAGTACCTCAACGCCATCGTGCAGCGCGATGTGCGGGATATCGCTGCCATCCAGGACGAAGATGGGATGCTGCGCCTGATGGAGTTATTGGCCTACCGCACTGCCAGCCTGCTCAACGTCAGCAATCTGAGCAAGGAGCTGGGGATAGAGCGTGCCACCGTCGCCAAGTACCTTGGCATCCTGGAGCGCCTCTTTCTGGTTAAACAGCTCCCCGCCTGGCACCGTAATCAGGCCAAGCGGCTGATCAAGAGCCCCAAGCTGCATCTGGTGGATACCGGACTTGCCGCCGCCCTGGGGCGTCTGGGACCGGAACAGTGGCTGACCCATGCAGAACGCTTTGGTGCCCTGCTGGAAAGTCACGTGGTCGAGCAGTTGGTCGCTCAGTCTTCCTGGGTCGATCCGGAACTACGATTTTCCCACTACCGGGACAAGGACCAGGTGGAGGTCGATCTTGTTATCGAGCGTGGCCAAGAACTCTGGGGGGTGGAGGTCAAACGTGCCGCCAGCCTCCAGGGCAAGGACGCCGCCGGACTCGCCAGGCTCGCCGACCAGGCCGGCCAGGGCTTCCGCGGGGGTATGCTGATCTACACCGGCCGCCACTGTCTCAAGTTGCCGGTGCCGGGCTGCTTCGCGGTGCCTATCGGCATGCTGTGGGGAGAGGAGCCGGGCCAGACCATCTCCAGCGAGGCTGCCATGCAGGCCCTGGTTGACCAGGCCCAGGATCTGGATATGGGCTACTGA
- a CDS encoding nucleotidyltransferase family protein, whose translation MDRQRALDLLSRSKPELQARFGVTRLALFGSTARNTASSGSDVDVLVAFDGPATSKRYFGVQFYLEDMLGCPVDLVTEKALRPELRPYIEQERVNV comes from the coding sequence ATGGACAGACAGCGTGCCCTTGACCTGCTAAGCCGCAGCAAGCCTGAGTTGCAGGCCCGTTTCGGCGTGACCCGGCTGGCCCTGTTCGGTTCCACCGCCCGCAATACGGCAAGCAGTGGCAGCGATGTCGATGTGCTGGTGGCCTTTGACGGCCCGGCCACCTCCAAACGTTATTTCGGCGTGCAGTTCTATCTGGAGGACATGCTCGGCTGCCCGGTCGACCTGGTCACAGAAAAGGCCCTGCGGCCGGAGCTGCGCCCCTACATTGAACAGGAGCGGGTCAATGTCTGA
- a CDS encoding DUF6431 domain-containing protein gives MALILPGIASLEQHLSALLTHPEGYRPKRCPHCGRAGLWCHGCYGRKADRDRGGTLNPIPIARFRCPGCCRTCSRLPECIPPHRWYLWAVQQWALLALLAGRSCRALSREGMPGRHTLGRWMHRWRERFHLHAFALCQHDPGWGRYPGMATLWPAVLACMPLSAAMILVQHVGIAIP, from the coding sequence ATGGCTTTGATCCTGCCAGGGATTGCGTCCCTTGAGCAACACTTATCGGCCCTGTTGACTCATCCCGAGGGGTATCGACCCAAGCGGTGCCCGCATTGTGGTCGCGCCGGGCTGTGGTGCCACGGGTGCTATGGCCGCAAGGCCGACCGGGATCGTGGTGGCACCCTGAATCCGATTCCCATTGCGCGATTTCGATGCCCGGGGTGTTGCCGCACCTGTTCGAGGTTGCCCGAGTGCATTCCCCCACATCGTTGGTATCTGTGGGCGGTACAGCAGTGGGCATTGCTGGCACTCCTGGCGGGGCGTTCCTGCCGCGCCCTGAGCCGGGAGGGGATGCCGGGCAGGCACACCCTGGGGCGGTGGATGCACCGTTGGCGGGAGCGGTTTCACCTGCACGCCTTTGCCTTGTGTCAGCACGACCCTGGGTGGGGGCGTTATCCCGGCATGGCCACCTTGTGGCCGGCGGTGCTGGCCTGCATGCCGCTGTCAGCGGCGATGATCCTGGTACAGCATGTCGGGATCGCCATCCCATGA
- a CDS encoding DDE-type integrase/transposase/recombinase, whose product MKISKPIHPMALFRLSVLGTLAACPPLHRGELKQHLQALAARDYLDPTTGRPVRLAEKTIERWYYAYKRGDIEALAPCSRSDQGASKIDPALQQALLQAKQDNPQRSLNALIRLLEKEGRVARGVLSRSSVHRLLRRHGLSHTAGSPSQPRERRRFEAHHAGDLWQGDVMHGPKIPVKGRLRKVYLVSLMDDASRLITHSAFCTDEGALAIQGVLKQALLKRGLPSRLMLDQGAAYRSTQLQAICARLKIHMVYCAPYQPEGKGKIERWHRRVRDHFLGELDLQRIQGLEDLNARLWAWLDQDYHVTPHAGLNGLTPLARYQQDLVNIRPLGPLATELDALFHHYHTRKVRKDGTVSLHGQYLEVPFELVGQSVILVEDPHQRQVVAVLDAQEQPVGKATPLDARANLKRRRQQPVIPDPSPTAQTGPNAIELALQQQQVDWVLDTDANEEA is encoded by the coding sequence ATGAAAATCAGCAAACCCATCCATCCCATGGCCCTGTTCCGTCTGAGCGTGCTCGGCACGCTGGCAGCCTGTCCGCCACTGCACCGGGGTGAGCTCAAACAGCACCTGCAAGCCCTGGCCGCCCGGGATTACCTGGATCCCACCACCGGGCGGCCGGTGCGTCTGGCGGAGAAGACTATCGAGCGCTGGTATTACGCCTACAAGCGCGGTGATATCGAGGCCCTGGCGCCGTGCTCCCGCTCGGATCAGGGCGCCTCAAAGATCGACCCGGCGCTGCAACAGGCCCTGCTGCAGGCCAAGCAGGACAACCCACAACGTTCCCTCAACGCCCTGATCCGGTTGCTGGAAAAGGAGGGTCGGGTGGCCCGGGGAGTGCTGTCCCGTTCCAGCGTTCACCGTCTGCTGCGGCGCCATGGGCTCTCCCACACTGCGGGATCCCCCAGTCAACCCCGGGAACGGCGACGCTTCGAGGCCCATCATGCCGGGGATCTGTGGCAGGGCGACGTCATGCATGGCCCCAAGATCCCGGTGAAGGGGCGGCTGCGCAAGGTCTATCTGGTCTCGCTCATGGATGATGCCTCGCGACTGATCACCCACAGCGCCTTCTGTACCGACGAGGGGGCCCTGGCCATCCAGGGGGTGCTCAAGCAGGCCCTGCTCAAGCGCGGCCTGCCGTCACGGCTGATGCTGGACCAGGGGGCGGCATACCGTAGCACCCAGTTGCAGGCCATCTGCGCGCGGCTGAAGATCCATATGGTCTACTGTGCGCCTTACCAGCCTGAAGGGAAGGGTAAGATCGAACGCTGGCATCGCCGAGTGCGGGATCACTTCCTCGGCGAGCTGGATCTGCAGCGGATCCAGGGGCTGGAGGATCTCAACGCGCGTCTGTGGGCCTGGCTGGACCAGGACTACCATGTGACGCCCCATGCCGGCCTCAATGGCCTCACCCCGCTGGCCCGCTATCAGCAGGACCTGGTCAACATCCGCCCCCTGGGGCCCCTGGCCACCGAACTCGACGCCCTGTTCCATCACTATCACACCCGCAAGGTGCGCAAGGATGGCACGGTCTCGCTGCACGGGCAGTACCTTGAGGTACCCTTCGAACTCGTCGGTCAGAGCGTCATCCTGGTCGAGGATCCCCATCAACGCCAGGTGGTGGCCGTGCTCGATGCCCAGGAGCAGCCCGTGGGCAAGGCCACGCCCCTGGATGCCCGCGCCAACCTCAAACGTCGACGTCAGCAGCCAGTCATCCCCGATCCGTCCCCCACCGCCCAAACCGGACCCAATGCCATCGAGCTGGCCCTGCAGCAACAGCAGGTCGACTGGGTGCTCGACACCGACGCGAACGAGGAGGCATGA
- a CDS encoding ExeA family protein, with amino-acid sequence MYREHFGLTQDPLGKQSRALFDTEPLRLLKQRFDWLLEHPGVGLLTGPPGVGKTAALRQLTQPLNPHRFEVIYLAETDFGRLDLYRSLALALGLEPPHRRAALWREIKARLREMAEQKHLLPLWIIDEAQNLPNEFFRDLPAFINFAFDSQDLMTLWLVGHPSLAQTLQRAPYEALASRLQCHIQLPPIDDPEQFTALVRHGLKQAGVQQQLMSDSGLHLLLMASRGRPRTASQILCTAMKLAVPKGLNHLPDELLQEAIEALR; translated from the coding sequence ATGTACCGTGAACACTTCGGTCTCACCCAGGACCCCCTGGGCAAGCAAAGCCGCGCGCTGTTCGATACCGAGCCGCTGCGCTTACTCAAACAACGCTTCGACTGGTTGCTCGAACACCCCGGCGTGGGACTGCTCACTGGCCCCCCGGGAGTCGGCAAGACCGCCGCCCTGCGCCAACTGACGCAACCCCTCAACCCGCATCGCTTCGAGGTCATCTATCTGGCCGAAACCGACTTCGGGCGCCTGGACCTGTATCGCTCACTGGCCCTTGCCCTTGGCCTGGAACCCCCGCATCGACGCGCCGCCCTGTGGCGGGAAATCAAGGCCCGACTGCGCGAGATGGCCGAGCAAAAACACCTGCTGCCCCTGTGGATCATCGACGAAGCCCAGAACCTGCCCAACGAGTTCTTCCGCGATCTGCCGGCCTTCATCAACTTCGCCTTCGACTCCCAGGACCTAATGACCCTGTGGCTGGTGGGACACCCCAGCCTCGCCCAGACCCTGCAGCGTGCCCCCTACGAGGCCCTGGCCAGCCGTCTGCAGTGCCATATCCAACTGCCCCCCATCGACGACCCCGAGCAGTTCACCGCCCTGGTCAGGCATGGACTGAAGCAGGCCGGCGTGCAGCAGCAACTGATGTCCGACTCCGGCCTACACCTGCTGCTCATGGCCAGCCGTGGCCGACCCCGCACCGCCAGCCAGATCCTGTGTACCGCCATGAAACTGGCCGTGCCCAAGGGACTGAATCACCTCCCCGACGAACTGCTCCAGGAAGCCATCGAGGCCCTGCGATGA